Genomic window (Salinibacterium sp. M195):
GCGCCCCCAGATCTTCGTCCTCATAACGGCGTCTATCTCACTTGTCACATTTGTTTTTTTCCGAAGGATCACACCCTCATCATCAGAGGCCCTTCACCCCTTCTCCAAGGATTTCTGGAACCATGTCTCTCGCAACCATCGAACGTACCCCTCGCACCTCTTTCGCTCCGGCGGCCCCCGCCCTTGCGCCAACTCACGTAGCTCGTGAGCTGTCACTTGCCGTGCAGCCAGCGCGCGACACTCGCCCTGTTGCAGCTGCGGCTCCCGCCGTTCCTGCCGCGCCCGCAGCCGAGGCACCTCGCCTTCGCGCTGTACCTCAGGGAACCGAAGCCCGCGGCTTTGTGCTGTACGTCGGCATCGACGAGCTCAAGGCAGCAGCTGCCGGCACTGACCTGAGCGCCATTGTTGAGCAGCTCAAACTCCTCACGCAGCAACTCGTGCCGGGCTCCGAAACACACGCCGCTGTAGCCCTCGCCCCGGTGGGCGCCGGCGGACGCGACGTCGACGTCGTGCGCCTCGCCCTTCAAGACCCCTCAGCTCTTGCCAAGCACCGCCAGGCCGAAGAGCCAGTCGAGAAGCCAGCCAGCGGCGTCGTCGTTGACCTTTCCCGCAAGCGCGTGCTCATCGACGACGAACCTGCAGCGCTCACCTACAAAGAATTCGAGCTGCTGCAGTTCCTCATCCTGCGCGAATCCCAGACGATCGCTCGCGCCCAGCTAATCTCGACTCTTTGGTCTGCCGAAGACGACGAAGCTCCCAACGAGCGCACCATCGACGTACACATCCGTCGCCTTCGCTCCAAGCTCGGCGCGTACGAAGATGTTGTTCGTACGGTTCGTGGCATCGGATACCGCTACGACCGTCATCCGGATGTCTCGGTACGTTTCGCTTCGACCCCGAGCCCCGACTTTATCTAGGCTGCGAACGCATTGCCCGCGGACGACCAGCGGACAATACTGAGACGATGGAGATTCGATTCATCGCGGGCTTCGCAGCGATCACTACTGATTCGTCGCGCGACAACAACTTTTTTGTGAATGTTCTTGGATTGCCACTTCAGGCACCCGAGAGCGCACCGGAATCTGACTACGTTTCGTCAGATGACATTCCCGGGGCGAAACACTTTGGGGTCTGGCCACTCACCGACGCCGCACAATCGTGTTTCGGCAGCACGACTTGGCCATCCACCCATCCGGTTCCCCACGCCACTGTCGAGTTCGAAGTTGACGATGTTGCCAGTGCCGTCAAAGAGCTCGTCGAAACCGGCCACGAACTCATCCACGACACTCGCACCGAACCGTGGGGTCAAGTGATCGCCCGCCTTCAAACCGCCGACGGACTACTTATTGGCGTGTGCTTTACGCCGTGGCTGCGTGAAGACTGACCCCAACCAACGGAGAGCACGGCCTCGTGCCACACTGACCAGATGACAACGACTGATGCCACCCGGATGCCCGAGAAGATGTCGCGCGATCGGGCGGCCCTTGACGCTCTGCTCGACTCGGAGATCGTTGGGAATGTCGCCTACGTTCACGACGACGGAACCCCGGGTGTTTTGCCGACCGCAGTAGCGCGCCTCGACGATGAACTGATCGTGCACGGCTCCACCGGCTCGCGCTGGATGCGCCTCGTATCGGGAGCGCCCGTTGCGATCTCGGTCACAGCTGTCGGCGGCATTGTCGTCGCCCGCTCAGCATTCGAATCGTCGCTCATCTACAGCAGTGCCGTGCTGTTCGGGTCGTTCCGGATGCTCGAAGGCGACGAGAAATCGGCCGCGCTCGATGCCCTCACCGAGAAACTCATTCCCGGCCGCGGCGCCGAAGTGCGCCCCAACAACAAGAAAGAACTCGCCGCGACGCTCGTGCTCGCGTTGCCGATCGCGGAGTGGTCGTTGCGCACCTCCGACGACTGGCCCGAAGACACCGACGACGACATTGCGGGAGACTCCTGGGGTGGGCAAGTGCGGTTTGGGGCTCGAGCCGTGGAGGTTGTCGCCTCGCCCGACCTGCGCTCCGGCATCCGCGTGCCTGAGTCTGTTCGGGCATTCGAATAGCGGCTGTCCGCTAGCGGCAAACGCCGCCGCTCTGCCAATTCACCCCCGCTTTGATACGCTAAACGGGTAGCCGCAACGACGGCTCCCGACGACGGATCAGTACCGGGTACGCGACAAGACTGGCCAAGGAGACTGTTGTGTACTGGCTTGTTCTGATACTTTCTGGCGTGCTCGAAGCCGTCTGGGCTACCGCCCTCGGCAAGTCGGAGGGCTTCACGAAGCTCTGGCCGACGGTGATTTTCGGCGTCGCCATTCTCGTGAGCATGGGCGGCCTCGGCTATGCCATGCGCGAGATCCCTATCGGCACCGCCTACGCAATCTGGGTCGGCATCGGCGCTGCACTGACCGTGACCTACGCCATGGTGTTCGGCGGCGAGCCCATCTCGTGGGTCAAGGTGTTGCTCATCACCGGACTGATCGGATGCATCGTCGGGCTCAAGTTGGTCGACACGGCGCACTAGGGCGCTGCGAGTGGGGCGCGAACGTTCACGCGCTTCGCCGCTTCGCGCATCCACCTGTTGTTGACATTGCCAGCCTGCGATGTCAGGTGAAACGTGCGGCAACGTTCGCACTTGTACAGCGCTCTTTCTCGGCGGCGAGGGTTGCTCGACGCTGAGATCGCGCTCAACGCGCGGTAGGCCTGGGTCATGCTGGAATAGCGCAGTTTTGCGCAGGGAGTGTTGGGCAAGGAAGCACCTGTCGGTCGTCGCGAATAGATTGCGACGCGCTTCGCCTGAGTGACGACCGACGTCTGAAAACGCGACCTCATGGTCCACATCCAGGGGCCCCATTAATATGGGAAATCTGCCGCGCTCATAATGGCAGAAGCGGGCCTACAACCGCAACTGATCGCGCGATCTACCCGTTCTGGGGTATCGGCCGTTCCTCCTCGCACTGCCAGAATTGAGTGATGCTCGCGCGGGGGTGCGAGTCGAGGGGAATCGATGAAGCAAGCTGGACCACGGGATTGGTCGCCGCCCGAGAACAACAACTATCGTCCGGCAGATAGCTACCGTTACCCGTCGAATCAATCGACGACCACTTTCGCCCCGCGGAAGTTGGTGCGCAACGGGCCCGGACGACTCTCGCTGCTCTTCGGCATCATCGCTGCCGGGCTTGCCCTATTCCCCATCGCTTCGGCGGGAGCAGGGAACGGATACATTGCCTCCACGGTGGGAATCACCGCGATCGCCTACGGCTTCTACGCTCTCAAACTTCACCGATATCGGGAGGCTACCGCCCGACTAAGCCCGATAATTGGCATCCTTCTGGGAGCTTTCGGAACGCTTCTCATGACCGCACTCGTGGCCAACTTCTATCTCAACGGTGCCGCACTCAACTCCCCGATAACCTTCCAGGTCGCGCAGACAGAGTTCACGTTTGATTCGGAAGGCTTAGCACTGTCGACGCCCACCGAAAGCGCGCCTACTGGCGAGACCGGCCAGACCACCGAGATCATCGCGCCAGCGCCGGCCGCCGCGCCTGCGTCGTTCGCATCAGCCGACGAAGAACGGATGGCTCTCGTTCAACATTTAGGGACCGTGCAGTTTGTGCTGAAGCAGATCGCGCCGCAGAGCAAGCCCGCCAGCCTCAGCCTTGCCACCCCCGGTGGCACCCTCTCGACACCAGACGGGCACGCGCTCACGATCTTGCCCGAAGGCACCGTGGTCAACTATGCCCCCTCAGCCGATGGCTCCAATTACGTCATGACGCTCAAGGGCGCAACCTTTGGCAGCATGGTGCAGCTCGATACCGCAGTCGAACAGATCGTGGCGCTTAACTAGCTTTCCCCCTGAGCGAGCATCGCTTCGAGCGCCAGCCGAACGTCGCCGCTCATCTGCGCAGAAAGCACCCAATTTCGAGCTGTTTTACCCAGAAATGTTGGGGGTAGACAGAGTTTTCTGGAAATTTTCCAAAAATAACGGATTGGTAACTAGACAGCGTTATGTTTCCGTTATACATTCATAGAGCAGAAGTTGTTTGCTGTGGCAGCTACTGCGGAATGTGATTGCAGGACACTCTTGGTGCAAGGGCGAGGGTCGGTTTCATGCCTCTGAAACCGGCCCTCGAACTATTTAATCGGCGCCCAAGCGGCATAGGCTGACACGACGCCTAACCCGAATGGATGAACGTGACCACTGCTCCGCTGCATCCCGACGTTGCGTACGCCATTCAGGAACTCGGCGAACTCCTGCCCGAGACGACCCCGCTCGCGCCCGAGCCAGACAACGCCGAATACGGCGCCTTCACCACCGCCCCCGCCGGCACCCGGTTTCGGGTCGCGAAACTCACCCCCACCAAGCCCGGACTCTTCGTCACCGTCTGGCGCCGAGCCAGCGACGGCACCACCCAACCGCTGCGCAGCGACGACGGCACCCAGAACCTTGTCGTCATCGCTCGTGACGGCAACAACCATGGCGCCTTCATCTTCCCGCTCAGCACCCTGATCGCCCACGGCATCGTCTCAGTCGACGGGCACGGCGGCAAACGCGGCTTTCGCGTGTACCCGCCGTGGGCCGACACCCGCAATCGCCAAGCCCAGAGCACCCAAGAATGGCAGTGCGAACACTTTCAGCCGTTCAGCCCTCACTGAACTTGCCGACTGCAGATCGCCCGTCAGCCATCCCCGCGAGTGTGAGCTGATCCGTCTTCAATTTTGAGCTGCTGAATGGGGAACGGGATCTCAATGTCCGCCTCAGCGAGCGCCCGCTTGATCGCTTCGAGAGCCTGATCTTGCGCCTCGAGCGCCTCACGGCGATCCGGTGGATTAATCCAAAACCGAACCTCAAGGTTCACGCTGAAGTCGCCGAGTGACCTCACCAGCACCGTCGGCGCGGGCTCAGCGACGATTCCCGACAATCCATCAATCGCGCCAATGATCGCGGCGCGAGCATCCGCAATGTTGTCGTCGTAGCCGATACCGACCTCAACGCTGAGGCGACGGGTCTCATACGCCGTGTTCACCACGACCCGCTCGGTATACAGCTGGCTGTTCGGGATGACAACCACCCGATTGTCATACGTGCGCATCAGCGTGGCGCGCACCTGGATATCTACCACTTCGCCTTCGTGATCGCTCGATACTATTTGGTCGCCAATTCGGAATGGTCGAGTAATCAAGATCAGGATGCCCGACAACAGGTTCTGAAAAATGTCGCGGAACGCGAAACCGATCACCACACCACCAACGCCGAGGCTGGCAAAGAGCGAGGCCGGAGTGATGGTGGGAAAAATCACGGTCAGGGCCACCAACAACCCGAACCCCAGGATCGCCCACGCCACCAGCCTGCTCAGGACTACCTGCAGACCTTTGGGGCGACCTGCACGCTTCACCCCCGCACGCACCAGTTTCGCCACCAGCCACGAGATTGCCCAAAAGACGAGGAAAGTCAGAACGCCAAGCACCACGTTGGGCAGGGCCAGAATTAGCGATGTGAAGATGTTCTGCACCCGCTCGAACACATCGCTGAAATCGACCGGCTCCAGCCGCACACTGAAAGTTGTCATCGCCCGGTCCCCTTTTTCTCACGTCGTCTCCATCGACGACACCGAATGTTCTGCGCGAGTATACGCCTACGCCCTCCGCCCGAACTCACCAACAATTGCTAGCGTTGAGGGGTGAGCGGAAACCAGAATCAGCCCTCCATCGTGTGGCTGCGCAACGACCTGCGACTAGCCGACAATCCTGCGCTAACGGCGGCCGCGAGCGAAGGCCGACCGCTTGTTGTCGCTTACATTCATGATGAAACCGGCGACGGCATCCGACCGCTGGGTGCAGCGAGCAAGTGGTGGCTGCATCACAGCCTCATTGCTCTGGATGCCGCCCTGCAGAATCTAGGCGGCCAACTAACCCTGCGTCACGGCCCAGCCGCGCAGGTGCTGCCGGCGCTCGTGGACGAGCTCGGCGCCGCCTCGGTGCACTGGAACCGTCGCTACACGGCCGCCCGCGATATTGACGCCGGCCTCAAAACGAGACTGCGCGAGCAGGGGCTCGCGGTCGAGAGCCATCAGGGCAATCTGCTGAACGAGCCGTGGCAGATTCGCAATGGGCAGGGCGAGCCGTACAAGGTCTTCACTCCGTATTGGCGTGCCGCCCAAGATCGCCCGGTGCGGGACGCGCTGCCTGCGCCGACCGCAGCCGAGCTGAGCTGGGCCGCTGACTCCCCCGCGTGCGATGACCTCGCCGACTGGAATTTGCTCCCCACCCGCCCCGACTGGGCCGAGGGGCTGCGCGAAGCCTGGACTCCCGGCGAAGATGGCGCCCACGATCGCCTCGAGAGTTTTGTCGCAGAACGCCTCGCCGACTATCACCGCCGCGACGAGCCCGCCGTCGAGGCCACGAGCGGCCTGAGCCCGCACTTGCGGTTCGGGGAGATCAGCCCCACCCAGGTGTGGAACCGGCTGCGCGGCAATGGCAGCGGCTCCGGCACCGGCCCAGATGCAGACAGCGGCTCCGCCGACGTGCCGACCGCCGCACGCAAGAACATCGCCAAGTTCCTGAGCGAGATCGGCTGGCGCGAATTCTCCACCGCCCTTCTCTTCGACAACCCGCGGCTCGCGACCGACAGCTACCGCCCCGCCTACAACGCGTTCCCCTGGGGTTACACCGTCGACGAGATCGGCGCCGTCGACAAACCCGCCGGAATCGACGAGGTCGAGGCGTGGCGTCGCGGCCGCACCGGCATCCCCCTCGTCGACGCCGGGATGCGCGAACTCTGGCACACCGGCACGATGCACAACCGCGTGCGCATGGTCGTCGCGAGCTTCCTGATCAAGAACCTGCTCATCGACTGGCGAGCAGGCGAACAGTGGTTCTGGGAGACCCTCGTTGACGCCGACGAGGCCAGCAACCCCGCCAACTGGCAGTGGGTTGCCGGATCTGGTGCGGATGCCGCCCCCTACTTCCGCGTGTTCAACCCGGTGCTGCAGCAGAAAAAGTTTGATCCCACTGGCGAATACGTTGCCCGCTGGATCCCCGAACTCGGCACCGACGCGTATCCCGCCCCCATCGTGGATCTCGCCGAGACCCGTCGCGAAGCGCTCGAGGCCTACACGGCCGTGAAAGCAGCAGCAGCGTCAAACTAAGCATCCGGATGCAGCACCCGGCGGTTTTTCAGTTCCCCCTCAGGTGACGCTCAGGTGGTCCAACAGCCCCGGAAACATGCGGGTTTCAGGGGCGAATGCCGCGACATCCGACCCTCACCTTCGTCGATTCTGAAGAAAACCACACTGACCCCCAAACCGGTTACAGCCGCGCTCCGGAGTACTCATTGCGGCTCGAGAAAGCCTCGAGAAGCAGGACCTCCACGGAGGTCACCAACGTAAGAAGGAGTTCAGTAATGAACGCATTCACGAAGAAGACCACGATCGGCGCCACCGCTACCGCAGTAGCACTGATCGCAGTTGGAGCCGTTGCTCCCGCCATGGCAGCAAATGGCGACAGCGACTCCTCGACGAAGGACTACTCCTACTCAAACTCCACCAGCACCGACACCCCCGTCGTCGTTGCACCCGACGTCGGCGACGTTGACCTACTCGGAGGCAGCGCCCTCGACGGCGACATCCTGGGCGGCGGAATCCTGAACGGTGGCCTCCTCAACGGAAACGCCGTCGCCTCAGGCAACGAAGTAAATGCCCCCGTAGCCTCGGGCAACGACACCGCAGTAGGCAACGTGAGCGACTCCGCGAACGTCTCCGATGTAGCGAACGTCTCCGATGTAGCGAACGACGCCAACGTGTCTGATGTCGTTGACAACGCAACTCAGGTCACCGATGTTGTCGACAACGTTGCAGAGGTAACTGACGTTGTGGACAACGCTACTGACGTGGTCACCGATGTGACTGACGTTGTGAACGTTGACGACATCCTCGACGGTGTTGTCGACACCGACGACCTCATCGGTGACATCACTGGTGACCTTGGTCTCGACGGAATGTTCAACTAACTTTCTTCACCCGCTTGCCCTCGCCCGATGTTCTCCGGGCGAGGGCAAGCTTTCGTTAACTACGTCTCGCCGTAGTTGAATCTTCGGCTTAGGCTTGACGCATGTCAGTCACGGAACTCTCGGTCAGCACCCAGAACTACTTAAAGGCGGTCTGGGGCCTTTCTGAATGGTCAGATGTTCCCGTCACGGCCACGGTAATCGCCGAGAAAACTGGCTTCACTCTCTCGAGCGTGTCGGATGCGGTGCGTCGCCTCACCGATCAGGGCTTCCTTGATCACGCCCGTTACGGCTCCATCGCTCTCACCGATGTTGGTCGTGCTCACGCTGTGGCCATGGTTCGCCGCCACCGCCTGATCGAATCTTTTCTGGTGAGCGTGCTCGGCTACGGCTGGGATCAGGTTCACGATGAGGCCGAAAACCTTGAGCATGCCGTCTCTGACTTCATGGTCGAGCGCATTGACGAGTTTCTCGAACACCCCACCCGCGACCCGCACGGTGACCCGATCCCGAGCGCCGATGGCATCGTGACGATCCCGGATGCCGTGCAGTTGAGCCGCATCGCCCCCGGCAGCACCGTGGTCATCGAGCGTATTTCCGACGAGGATCCCGAACTGCTCAAGTTCTTCGAAGAGCGCGGCATCGTGTTCGAAGCGACCCTCAGTGTCAGTGCGGGCGCGCCGTACTCCGACGCGCTCGACGTGCAGGTCAATGGCGTTGGCGACGGCATCGCTCTCGGCCGCGGCGCCAGCGATGCCCTCTACGTTTCGGGCGGCGCTCTCACCGAATAGCGGCGAGCGAGCTACCGAGCGAACCGCGGTCGAGCTGGCCAGCGACTCGCGAGCTAGCGCGCTGCGAGCATCCGTCGCCGCCTGCTCGCACCAATGCGCTTGCCGATCAGCCCCTGCTTCGGGCTGAAGAGATACACGAGCGCAAAGATGCAGCCCTGAACGAGCACGATCATTCCACCGGATGCCGTGTCGAGGTAATAGCTGAGGTACAGCCCGACGATTGCCGCGAGCGCCGACAGCGCCGGGGCGATCACGAGCATGCGCGCGAAGCGGTCGGTGAGCAGGTACGCGGTCGCGCCGGGGATGATGAGCAATGCCACGACGAGCACGACCCCGACCGCTTGTAGGGCGACGACCGAGGTGAGCGCGAGCAGGCCGAGCAGGGCGGCGCCGAGCACTTTGGGGTTTAGTCCGATGGCGTGGGCGTGCGTGGCATCGAAGGCGTAGAGCGTAAAGTCACGACGCTTGATGATCAGGATGCTGAACGTCACGACACCCAGAATCACCACCTGAAGCAGGTCTGCCGATGAGACTCCGAGCAGGTTTCCGAAGATGATGTGGTTGAGATCGGTCTGCGAGGGGATCACTGAAATGAGCACAAGCCCGAGCGCAAACAGGGTCGTGAAAACAATGCCGATTGCAGCATCCTCTTTGATGCGGCTGGTATTGCGCACGGCACCGATGAGGCCGACAGCAAGGAAGCCGAAGATGAGGGCACCAAGCGCGAACGGCGCCCCGACCACATAGGCCAGAACCACTCCGGGCAACACGGAATGCGAGACGGCGTCGCCCATGAGCGACCAGCCGACGAGCACGAGCCAGCATGACAGCACGGCACAGACGATCGCGGCAATCACACTCGTTGCCATAGCCCGCTGCATGAAGTCGTAGCTCAGCGGTTCGAGAAGAAAGTCGAGGGGGCTCATCCATTCTCCTCTCGTGCGTGGCTGTCGAGACCGAAAGCGCGCGCGAGGTTGGTGGGCTTCAGCACCTCGGCCGGAGTGGAGTGCAGGAGAACGCTGCGCATGAGCAGAATCGCTTCATCGGCAAGCTGCGGCAGCGCGTTGAGGTCGTGCGTCGACACGAGCACTGTTGCTCCGTCGCTCGCGAGCTCGCGCAACACTGCCGTGATGGTTGCTTCTGAACGCTTGTCCACACCAGCAAATGGTTCATCCAGCAGCAGGATGCTCGCCTCCTGAGCAATTCCTCGAGCGACGAAGGCCCGCTTCTTTTGTCCACCAGAGAGTTGCCCGATCTGGCGGTCGGCAAGATCAGTGAGCTCGACTCTGGCGAGTGCGTCATCCACGGCTGCACGGTCGGCGGGCCGGGGCCTGCGCGTGAAACCCATGTGACCGTAGCGACCCATCATCACGACATCGCGCACCGAGATGGGGAACGCCCAATCCACCTCTTCACTCTGCGGAACGTAGCCAACCGTGCCAGCCTTGCGCGCGATGGCGGGCGCACGACCAGCCAGCGTGACACCCCCGCGGTCGGGGCGCACCATCCCCGTGATCGTCTTGAAGAGGGTCGACTTGCCTGAACCATTCATGCCGATCAAGCCGCACACCTGGCCAGCCGCGACGTCGATGCTCACGTCATCGAGCGCCAGCACATCGCCGTAGTGCACCGTGACGTTCCGAACGCTGATTGCGGGGGTGTCGGGCCGGGCGGATGCCGCGGCTCCCCCACCCACGCCGGTTTCGGGTGTCCGCTCTGCTCGCGTCACGATCGGGCCCCTGTCAGCCCGTCAATCACCAGTTGTGCGTCGTGCCGCAACAGCTCAAGATAGGTCGGAACTGGCCCGTCGGCTGCCGACAGCGAATCCACGTAGAGCGTGCCGCCGAAGACGGCATCGCTCGCTTCCACCACTTGTTGCATGGTGCGATCGGAGACGGTCGATTCGCAGAAAACCGCGGGCACTTCGTTGTCGCGAACGTAGTCGATGACGGCGGCGACCTGTCGCGGGGTGGACTGTTGTTCGGCGTTGACGGCCCAGAGGTAGTGCTCGCTGAGGCCGGCATCCCGCGCCAGGTAGGAGAAGGCACCTTCGCAGGTCACGAGGGCACGTTGGTTGGGCGCGAGGATCTCGAGCTCGGTGGTGAGTTCGTCATTCACTGCTTGCAGCTCAGTCTTGTAGCTGTCGGCGTTTGAGGCGTAATCGGCGGCATTGCCTGGATCGAGCTCGGCGAACGCTTGAGCCATATTGTCGACATAGATTTGCGCATTCAGGGGGCTCATCCAGGCGTGCGGATTCGGCAGGCCCTCGTAGGCATCCTCAGCAATGCTGATCGTCTCAACACCCTCAGACACCACAACGTGAGGAACATCGAGGCCGTCGACGAACTGTGCGAACCACGCTTCAAGGTTGAGGCCGTTGTCGAGAATGAGGTCGGCGTCTGCCGCCTTGGCGATATCGCCGGGGGTCGGCTGGTAGCCGTGAATCTCGGCGCCCACCTTGGTGATGGATTCCACCCGAAGGTGCTCGCCGGCCACATTCTGGGCCATATCGGCGAGAACGGTAAAAGTCGTGAGTACGACGGGGCGCTGGTCATTGGGGTCGACGGTTGCCGCGGCATCCGGTGCGCTGGTGCAGGCCCCGAGGGTTGCAATGATGGCGGCGGCGAGCACAGACGACAGAATCGATCGGATGCTCCTCCGCCGCTCTGTGTTCGTGACCGTGCCCATCTTCTGATCCTATGTTGGGGCTGCCCAATAAGAAAGTACGTCTAGCCGTAGTTTTGTCAGATTGTTGCAGCGGCACAAAAGTTGCCGTTCTTTCGCTAGTGCGCCGCAGCCCGAGTGGCACGAAGGCGTTGCTACTCTGACGCCATGACACACTTCGACACGATCGTCATTGGCGCGGGCGTTTCTGGGCTCACTGCCGCGCGGTTTCTCACGCAGGCTGGGCAACGCGTTGTCGTGCTCGAAGCCCGTGATCGCGTGGGCGGCCGCACGTGGACAGAACGCTCCGACGGGCTCATCAGCGACCGTGGGGCATCCTGGATTCACGGCGTCGACAACAATCCGCTGACGGATGTCGTGCGCGGCTTCGGAATGCGCACTGTCGAATTCACCGTGGGAAGCTACCAACCCGATAGCCGCCCCATTGCCTATTACTCGCCGAACGGCGAGCGCCTGAGCGACAGCGACGTCACCGAGTTTGCCGACGATGTTCGCGCCTTCGACCGGCAGCTCGTGGCGACGGTTGCTGCTTCCACCCTCGGAGACTCGTACGAAGACGTTGTCGACTCCGCCCTCGCCGCACTCGACTGGAATGCCGACCGCGCCGCTCGCGTGCGTGAGTTTCTGCTGCACCGTTCGGAGGAGCAGTACGGCGTGCATGCCGGGTTGCTCGATGCGCACGGTCTCGACGATGACACCGTGGAGGGTGACGAGGTTGTCTTCCCCGACGGCTTTGACCAGCTGGCGGCGAATCTGGCGACGGGGCTCGACGTGCGTCTCGAGCATGTCGTGACCGGGATTGAGTGGTCGAGCGGCGGGGCCGCCGTCACTTCATCCCGCGGCATCCTCACGGCAGCCCGCGTCGTCGTTACGGTTCCGATTGGCGTGCTGAAGTCTGGCGACCTCAGCTTCGAGCCCGCCCTCCCCAACTGGTTCACTACGGCCGTGGCCGGATTCGAGATGAACAATTTCGAGAAAGTGTTCTTGCGGTTTCCCACCAAGTTCTGGGACGACAACGTCTACGCGATTCGCCAACAGGGCCCCGCCGGCGAGTGGTGGCATTCCTGGTACGACCTCACGGACCTGCACGGCATCCCGGCGCTTCTCACCTTCGCGGCTGGTCCAAGCGCGATCGACGCGCGCCACTGGACCGATGACCGCATCGCCGAATCGGTGTTGGATGCCCTCCGCGGCCTCTATGGCGAACGCGTCGAAACACCCACCCACGTTCTCGTCACCCGCTGGCAGGATGACCCTTACTCTCGCGGCTCTTACGCCTACATGAAACCGGGCTCAACCCCCGAAGACCACGACCTTCTGGCCACTCCCATCGACGGAGTTCTGCACTTCGCTGGCGAAGCAACGTGGACGGATGACCCCGCCACCGTCACTGCAGCGCTGCGCTCAGGCCACCGCGCGGCCGAGAACATTCTCGGTCAAGAACTGCCGTTCGAGGGGTTAGCGAACCCCCTCTAATCCGGCAGCTATGCGAGCGGCACCGGGAGTGGGGCCGCAGGGTGAAGAGCTCGACGCGTGGATGCCCGATCCCGGATCTGGTAGCCGACCGCAGGAGGCACAATCTCTGTATCGCTGTCGGCGTCGATGAGTTTCACCAAGAACTCAACAGCCGCTTTTGCCGTAGCTTCAGGGGCCAGATCAATCGAGGTAATCGGGGGCGCGCTGTTGCGGGTCTGCTCGGAGTCAGATCCGGCCACGATCATGATGTCGTCCGGCACCTGATATCCGGCAGCCTGCAGGCCTGCTTGGATTCCGGCCGCGTGTCTGCCGGTCAAGCAGTAGATGCCGTCGGGAAGCAGCGCATCGGATGCGATCATTTCCTGGGCCAACGCCCGGCCACCGGCTTCACCTAAGCCCTCATCTTGGTGATAAACCAGCGCTGCCTTTCCGGACTTTTTTGCCCAGGCCCGGTAGGTCTTCTCGCTATCGGCATTCCACGAGTTGTTGTCTTCACCGGTCACCAGCGCGATGCGTTCGGCACCGCGCTCCACAAGGTGACGAACCACGGCATCCGTATTCGTGACGGTGCCTGCGCCTAGCCAGGCGGTGAAGTCTGGCCGCTCAATATCGCGGCCAACGGCGACAACCGGGATCCCATTGCGGTCGAGCAAAGCAATAACGGGATCACTCGCAATCGGGTCGGAAATGATAAATCCGTCGGCGGCCAGAGCAATCCCGGGCGCGTTACCCACGGTGGGATCCCTCATGAGCGCAAGTCCATATCCACGGTCCAAGGCCTCCACCG
Coding sequences:
- a CDS encoding winged helix-turn-helix domain-containing protein; its protein translation is MSLATIERTPRTSFAPAAPALAPTHVARELSLAVQPARDTRPVAAAAPAVPAAPAAEAPRLRAVPQGTEARGFVLYVGIDELKAAAAGTDLSAIVEQLKLLTQQLVPGSETHAAVALAPVGAGGRDVDVVRLALQDPSALAKHRQAEEPVEKPASGVVVDLSRKRVLIDDEPAALTYKEFELLQFLILRESQTIARAQLISTLWSAEDDEAPNERTIDVHIRRLRSKLGAYEDVVRTVRGIGYRYDRHPDVSVRFASTPSPDFI
- a CDS encoding metal-dependent transcriptional regulator; translation: MSVTELSVSTQNYLKAVWGLSEWSDVPVTATVIAEKTGFTLSSVSDAVRRLTDQGFLDHARYGSIALTDVGRAHAVAMVRRHRLIESFLVSVLGYGWDQVHDEAENLEHAVSDFMVERIDEFLEHPTRDPHGDPIPSADGIVTIPDAVQLSRIAPGSTVVIERISDEDPELLKFFEERGIVFEATLSVSAGAPYSDALDVQVNGVGDGIALGRGASDALYVSGGALTE
- a CDS encoding pyridoxamine 5'-phosphate oxidase family protein codes for the protein MTTTDATRMPEKMSRDRAALDALLDSEIVGNVAYVHDDGTPGVLPTAVARLDDELIVHGSTGSRWMRLVSGAPVAISVTAVGGIVVARSAFESSLIYSSAVLFGSFRMLEGDEKSAALDALTEKLIPGRGAEVRPNNKKELAATLVLALPIAEWSLRTSDDWPEDTDDDIAGDSWGGQVRFGARAVEVVASPDLRSGIRVPESVRAFE
- a CDS encoding multidrug efflux SMR transporter; amino-acid sequence: MYWLVLILSGVLEAVWATALGKSEGFTKLWPTVIFGVAILVSMGGLGYAMREIPIGTAYAIWVGIGAALTVTYAMVFGGEPISWVKVLLITGLIGCIVGLKLVDTAH
- a CDS encoding mechanosensitive ion channel family protein — protein: MTTFSVRLEPVDFSDVFERVQNIFTSLILALPNVVLGVLTFLVFWAISWLVAKLVRAGVKRAGRPKGLQVVLSRLVAWAILGFGLLVALTVIFPTITPASLFASLGVGGVVIGFAFRDIFQNLLSGILILITRPFRIGDQIVSSDHEGEVVDIQVRATLMRTYDNRVVVIPNSQLYTERVVVNTAYETRRLSVEVGIGYDDNIADARAAIIGAIDGLSGIVAEPAPTVLVRSLGDFSVNLEVRFWINPPDRREALEAQDQALEAIKRALAEADIEIPFPIQQLKIEDGSAHTRGDG
- a CDS encoding MepB family protein, which gives rise to MNVTTAPLHPDVAYAIQELGELLPETTPLAPEPDNAEYGAFTTAPAGTRFRVAKLTPTKPGLFVTVWRRASDGTTQPLRSDDGTQNLVVIARDGNNHGAFIFPLSTLIAHGIVSVDGHGGKRGFRVYPPWADTRNRQAQSTQEWQCEHFQPFSPH
- a CDS encoding deoxyribodipyrimidine photo-lyase, whose amino-acid sequence is MSGNQNQPSIVWLRNDLRLADNPALTAAASEGRPLVVAYIHDETGDGIRPLGAASKWWLHHSLIALDAALQNLGGQLTLRHGPAAQVLPALVDELGAASVHWNRRYTAARDIDAGLKTRLREQGLAVESHQGNLLNEPWQIRNGQGEPYKVFTPYWRAAQDRPVRDALPAPTAAELSWAADSPACDDLADWNLLPTRPDWAEGLREAWTPGEDGAHDRLESFVAERLADYHRRDEPAVEATSGLSPHLRFGEISPTQVWNRLRGNGSGSGTGPDADSGSADVPTAARKNIAKFLSEIGWREFSTALLFDNPRLATDSYRPAYNAFPWGYTVDEIGAVDKPAGIDEVEAWRRGRTGIPLVDAGMRELWHTGTMHNRVRMVVASFLIKNLLIDWRAGEQWFWETLVDADEASNPANWQWVAGSGADAAPYFRVFNPVLQQKKFDPTGEYVARWIPELGTDAYPAPIVDLAETRREALEAYTAVKAAAASN
- a CDS encoding VOC family protein, with the translated sequence MEIRFIAGFAAITTDSSRDNNFFVNVLGLPLQAPESAPESDYVSSDDIPGAKHFGVWPLTDAAQSCFGSTTWPSTHPVPHATVEFEVDDVASAVKELVETGHELIHDTRTEPWGQVIARLQTADGLLIGVCFTPWLRED